One genomic region from Antedon mediterranea chromosome 3, ecAntMedi1.1, whole genome shotgun sequence encodes:
- the LOC140045186 gene encoding nuclear pore membrane glycoprotein 210-like has product MCKMAVVFDIGLFHLLIFMYISSGICYKLNVPKILLPYQATRPINFTLQATEGCFTWRSTKPEVASVQALGDEQCSKMASVTALSMHPSRKTAIILAEEQGSGHIVRCDVIVDTIYSIHVETTTRVLYLDEPPEEIVVRGQDDEGNVFSSLQGLEFEWSLISDYEGAEFLEANNVLRMVSFLETYYIPLPHIAEFETGGKQGDRILIEGITTGSAKVSVKLKARGFKSANASVVRLIVTDNLMLNPSHDVYILVHSQVQYQVEKFRQGKFTVLTMPSLQYRLELANTKIASLDEKTLKVTALQLGTTEVILIDKNVKDPISQPSAGIHVVEPKFLGFVVLPGRNYVLQLGNYYEILVEIYDRNSNKIFPSDNIRMEAVFPVEYFKVLYSSHNGTYHRVQTLKNGMAEIAATLIAVSLPDGSVQKLKIPVVGKQEVNIYKPLVVSPPELVFPWQPRSAQSHYQYKLKATGGTGNHTWSSSDKLVANVNVHGMVTTATMLGETTVTAADVRNSAHTGSSKVYVLRPIEMLFLDSKVEAELGSTLALPLAIYAQTIKGGEKKKCTDCKLLPLEKQLSDNTVFKIVEDEDTEVTESACTMLFLRAESIGHSRLTVTYQQGDTKLQATVTIAAYVPLNVLDPSDVAVVSLGSSKRLVLSGGPQPWVLDPSKYYRNLVPEKPNAVSSNHVKSVRVNKNYHYFEVTCLEFCEQTFTVTVGNNPATKNQYPAVAKTTVQFACAPPATLHLRPQITQPTQDPPCPLTLDSSNQIPVQMSGKLEILVFAADSLGRQFDNFTSLVITWESTNTQFSITATPQTVYTDIDGEVLGSKVLKAYQMAVLMARPGSVTLTATTNSYSATLFKKLGIKQKERIEPPLSDFLSFLLVKEVTFDPIDVTIFNHPSNKAMLKITGGSGHFLIKESAKDITSIKYDDKKRIVEVSPQNDGIQTVTVQDLCIEMTRQTSARVQVAGIDSIELSVVDKVQVEHEVMAKVHVLDASNNPLVASVSELVGLKLTAGSEIVSIRPFIHTSSDPNVSQFVIHGRNLGSTNLVASASIHDRQINSKVKTIQVFPPLRLNPRNITLLVGSLFQVRSTGGPQPQSLVEFSIGQQRIASISSSGIVEALNLGHTRVTGKAVGSDENGGSVVYSEDYVDVSVISLEDVRISAPLLRLQTQSEMPVYATGLSDSESPFTLGSTTPPLLFEWSVSNEDVITVEPVFAQSGVYYKAQHNVAMRVRTRNAGEALLRLRVSQSPGAFNQISNNAVLVDEVQIQVFEKLSLTHPTNCDSTFLMTPNTNGLIKTNRDGSATISYSILGDQASSIVTVNHQGVVTSSDALGQVSVLVVAHERFGLNQSTIVLVKVKPVLYVYINCDTKLTTTDKKLHVFPVGLNLEFSTSFYDNVGAKFDSTNINVEHRLNRYDLLQLQPGVVNISFVARVAHQGSSLFKVWDQRNPRIEDYASVAVGSIITSEQPVTFGDVLKFTTPLLTGEGQRGTWSSSDPSVLRINSDGVAIATGPGTSTLELNLADGFVTQGQVTVKEIERVSLDLSNLPVLSNVQQDSPIEVNVDFGNTNNDVDSDIIKQVAGLVQPMFKCSLHPVRPNTPELALFNVYPAFNTVTGKYYCGIRQISDQAVRFKSKSETQFNLKVTVDSQRRQKTVQSTPVTLTFLPGFQVHSPQNSKLTSKNRNIELLVSGPEKVLQNLKISWNDTSLINIGSPVVKGGGSVAYQVQLLDGAQPIVRETTTNIEFYCEVINLAQVISIKVTTVIEENVIKVDSLDPIPGWGGIFYGSVIVTPLLMLITICIIIGVAMTASQRSHDPRTDAHFLHTPPPTYTTHAEDYLSPTKRSPYASPYDTYGTSPRRRPRQQRSPTLWSTKGYDPQEGTLPASPSSG; this is encoded by the exons GCGTTCAACAAAGCCAGAAGTAGCCTCTGTCCAGGCACTAGGTGACGAGCAATGCTCCAAAATGGCTTCCGTGACGGCACTTTCGATGCATCCATCTCGAAAAACTGCCATTATTCTTGCAGAGGAACAAG GTAGTGGACATATTGTACGCTGTGATGTTATAGTAGACACCATATACTCAATACATGTTGAAACAACAACGAGGGTGCTGTATCTTGATGAACCACCGGAAGAAATTGTTGTAAGAGGTCAAGACGACGAGG GAAATGTATTTAGCAGTTTGCAAGGTCTAGAGTTTGAGTGGAGCCTCATATCAGACTACGAGGGTGCGGAATTTCTTGAAGCTAACAATGTACTACG caTGGTTTCATTCCTTGAGACTTACTACATTCCACTTCCACATATTGCGGAGTTTGAAACGGGGGGAAAACAGGGAGATCGAATTCTGATAGAAGGAATTACTACTGGGTCAGCCAAGGTCAGCGTAAAACTTAAAGCTAGAGGATTTAAA tCTGCAAATGCAAGTGTTGTACGGCTTATTGTCACTGACAACCTGATGCTTAATCCATCACATGATGTCTACATCCTGGTACATTCTCAAGTACAGTATCAAGTTGAGAAATTTCGACAAGGAAAGTTCACAG TTCTTACGATGCCATCTTTACAATACCGTCTTGAATTGGCAAACACTAAGATAGCTTCGTTAGATGAGAAAACTTTAAAAGTGACCGCCCTTCAGTTGGGAACTACTGAAGTTATTCTTATTGATAAAA ATGTAAAAGATCCAATTAGCCAACCATCTGCTGGAATACATGTGGTTGAACCAAAATTTTTAG gcTTTGTTGTTCTTCCTGGTAGAAACTATGTTCTACAGCTTGGCAATTACTATGAGATTCTTGTTGAAATATATGATCGCAACAGCAACAAAATCTTCCCATCAGAT AATATCCGTATGGAAGCTGTCTTTCCCGTGGAGTATTTCAAAGTTCTTTATTCCTCACATAATGGAACGTACCATCGGGTGCAAACACTGAAGAATGGTATGGCCGAGATTGCGGCAACGCTCATAGCTGTGTCCTTGCCT GATGGAAGTGTACAAAAGTTGAAAATACCAGTTGTCGGTAAACAAGAAGTCAATATCTACAAACCGTTAGTTGTGTCGCCCCCAGAGCTTGTGTTTCCATGGCAACCAAGATCAGCGCAATCTCACTATCAGTACAAGTTAAAg GCAACAGGTGGTACGGGAAATCACACATGGTCGTCGTCGGACAAGTTGGTCGCTAATGTGAATGTTCATGGTATGGTTACCACTGCAACCATGCTTGGAGAAACCACGGTAACAGCGGCAGATGTACGCAACAGTGCCCACACTGGGTCCAGCAAG GTGTATGTATTGAGACCAATTGAGATGTTGTTCTTAGATTCAAAAGTAGAAGCTGAATTGGGGTCAACATTGGCTCTTCCACTTGCCATCTATGCACAAACCATAAAAG GTGGTGAGAAGAAGAAGTGCACAGACTGCAAGCTGTTACCATTAGAGAAACAACTATCAgataatacagtattcaaaATAGTAGAAG aTGAAGATACAGAAGTGACTGAGAGTGCTTGTACTATGCTTTTCCTGCGGGCTGAATCTATCGGTCACTCACGCTTGACCGTTACCTATCAACAAGGTGACACCAAACTACAAGCAACAGTCACCATAGCAGCATATGTGccattaaat GTTTTAGACCCTAGTGACGTAGCTGTGGTGAGTCTAGGCTCGTCAAAAAGACTGGTGCTTTCTGGTGGCCCACAGCCTTGGGTTCTAGACCCTTCTAAATACTATCGAAATCTTGTGCCGGAAAAACCAAACGCAGTGTCTTCAAATCATGTCAAGAGTGTGCGTGTGAATA AAAATTACCATTATTTCGAGGTGACCTGTCTGGAGTTCTGTGAGCAGACGTTCACAGTTACCGTGGGAAACAATCCAGCCACTAAGAACCAGTATCCAGCTGTTGCCAAGACAACTGTTCAATTTGCCTGTGCTCCTCCTGCAACTCTTCACCTTCGACCTCAGATAACACAGCCAACACAAGATCCACCTTGCCCTTTGACCCTTGACTCTTCAAACCAG ATCCCAGTGCAAATGTCTGGCAAACTTGAGATACTGGTATTTGCGGCAGATAGCCTAGGACGTCAGTTTGATAATTTTACATCACTTGTGATTACCTGGGAATCAACAAATACTCAGTTTTCCATTACTGCAACACCACAGACAGTATACACTGATATCGACGGAGAAGTACTTGGATCAAAAGTATTGAAAG CATATCAGATGGCAGTGTTAATGGCTAGGCCTGGTTCAGTTACACTAACAGCAACCACCAATAGTTACAGTGCTACATTGTTCAAGAAACTCGGTATTAAGCAAAAG GAGCGAATTGAACCACCTCTCAGTGACTTCTTAAGTTTCTTGTTGGTAAAGGAggtgacctttgacccaatagATGTGACCATTTTTAACCATCCATCAAACAAG GCAATGTTGAAGATCACTGGTGGATCTGGTCACTTCCTTATAAAGGAAAGCGCTAAAGATATAACATCTATTAAATACGATGACAAGAAGAGAATTGTAGAG GTATCTCCACAAAATGATGGCATACAAACGGTCACTGTGCAAGACCTTTGTATTGAGATGACCCGCCAGACCTCAGCTAGAGTTCAAGTAGCAGGAATAGACAGTATTGAATTATCAGTTGTAGATAAa GTTCAAGTTGAGCATGAGGTCATGGCTAAAGTGCATGTACTTGACGCATCAAACAATCCACTAGTCGCATCTGTTTCAGAACTTGTTGGGTTGAAGCTAACTGCAGGCTCTGAAATCGTCTCCATCAG gCCATTTATTCATACCTCATCTGACCCCAATGTGTCGCAGTTTGTTATTCATGGTAGAAACCTAGGCAGCACTAACCTTGTAGCCTCTGCATCTATACATGATAGGCAGATCAACAGCAAGGTTAAGACCATACAG GTATTTCCTCCTCTTCGCCTCAACCCAAGAAACATCACTCTGCTAGTTGGATCATTGTTTCag gtACGCAGCACGGGTGGTCCTCAGCCACAGTCGCTAGTAGAGTTCAGCATAGGCCAGCAACGGATTGCCAGCATCAGTAGTAGTGGTATTGTGGAGGCCCTCAATTTAGGCCATACACGAGTTACAGGAAAGGCTGTTGGAAGTGATGAAAATGGTGGAAGTGTTGTTTATTCTGAG GATTATGTGGACGTGTCCGTAATTAGCCTGGAAGACGTCCGTATATCTGCACCACTCCTTCGGTTACAGACACAGTCTGAAATGCCTGTGTACGCAACAGGCCTATCAGATAGTGAGTCACCGTTTACCCTTGGCAGTACTACTCCTCCTCTACTCTTTGAATGGAGTGTCAGCAATGAGGATGTTATCACTGTTGAGCCTGTATTTGCCCAG AGTGGTGTGTATTATAAAGCACAGCACAATGTTGCAATGAGAGTGCGTACGAGGAACGCAGGGGAGGCGTTGCTAAGATTGCGAGTATCGCAAAGTCCTGGAGCTTTTAACCAGATATCAAACAATGCAGTGCTTGTCGATGAAGTTCAAATTCAG GTCTTTGAAAAGCTTTCCCTAACACATCCTACAAACTGTGATAGTACATTCTTGATGACCCCAAACACAAATGGATTGATCAAAACAAACAG AGATGGGTCTGCTACTATATCTTACAGTATTCTTGGTGACCAAGCATCATCTATTGTCACTGTCAATCATCAGGGTGTAGTGACGTCCAGTGATGCCCTTGGTCAAGTGTCCGTGCTTGTCGTCGCACATGAACGGTTCGGATTGAACCAGTCAACCATTGTTCTTGTAAAG GTGAAGCCTGTCTTGTATGTCTACATCAACTGCGATACAAAGTTAACGACCACAGACAAGAAACTACACGTCTTCCCAGTCGGTCTAAATTTAGAGTTTTCAACAAGTTTTTACGACAACGTTGGTGCCAAGTTTGACTCAACTAACATTAATGTTGAGCATCGACTTAATAG GTATGACCTCTTGCAACTTCAGCCTGGTGTGGTTAACATTTCTTTTGTTGCTAGAGTCGCCCATCAAGGAAGCTCACTGTTTAag GTTTGGGATCAAAGGAACCCAAGAATAGAAGATTATGCCAGTGTAGCAGTTGGTAGTATTATCACATCGGAGCAGCCAGTCACATTTGGGGATGTTCTCAAATTTACAACTCCTCTTCTTACAGGAGAag GCCAAAGAGGAACATGGTCATCATCTGACCCCTCAGTCTTAAGAATCAACTCCGATGGTGTAGCCATAGCTACTGGTCCTGGCACAAGCACATTAGAACTTAATCTTGCCGATGGCTTTGTAACTCAGGGACAG GTCACGGTCAAAGAAATTGAGAGAGTTTCTCTTGATTTAAGCAATCTGCCAGTATTAAGCAACGTTCAACAAGATTCACCTATTGAAGTTAATGTTGATTTTGGTAATACGAATAATG ATGTGGATTCTGACATCATCAAGCAGGTAGCAGGGTTGGTTCAACCAATGTTTAAATGTAGTCTGCATCCTGTACGACCAAACACGCCAGAGCTTGCACTATTCAATGTATATCCAGCTTTTAATACAGTTACTG gtaaatattaCTGTGGAATTCGACAGATATCTGACCAGGCTGTCCGTTTCAAATCTAAATCAGAAACCCAATTCAATTTAAAAGTGACCGTTGATAGTCAACGACGACAGAAAACTGTGCAATCAACTCCAGTCACTCTAACCTTTCTACCAGGATTCCAGGTTCATTCCCCGCAAAATTCAAAACTTACAAGTAAAAACCGGAACATTGAATTGTTAGTGTCTGGACCAGAGAAAGTACTACAGAATTTAAAG aTATCGTGGAATGATACATCGTTGATTAATATCGGCTCACCTGTTGTGAAAGGTGGAGGGTCTGTAGCTTACCAGGTTCAACTCCTAGATGGCGCTCAACCAATTGTCCGAGAGACCACCACCAATATAGAATTCTATTGTGAAGTTATTAACTTAGCACAAGTTATTAGTATCAAAGTTACAACAGTTATTGaggaaaatgtaataaaag TAGATTCACTTGACCCCATTCCAGGTTGGGGCGGTATATTTTACGGTTCAGTGATCGTGACCCCACTGCTCATGTTAATTACCATATGCATTATTATAGGTGTGG CAATGACTGCATCTCAAAGGTCACATGATCCTCGTACAGATGCCCATTTCTTGCATACTCCACCGCCAACCTATACCACTCACGCTGAAG atTATTTGAGTCCTACAAAAAGGTCACCCTATGCATCACCATATGATACATATGGTACATCTCCACGACGACGACCCCGTCAACAGCGTTCCCCAACATTATGGAGTACTAAAGGTTATGACCCCCAAGAAGGAACCCTACCTGCTTCACCAAGTAGCGGATGA